Proteins found in one Mustela lutreola isolate mMusLut2 chromosome 12, mMusLut2.pri, whole genome shotgun sequence genomic segment:
- the SH3GLB2 gene encoding endophilin-B2 isoform X6, whose product MDFNMKKLASDAGIFFTRAVQFTEEKFGQAERTELDAHFENLLARADSTKNWTEKILRQTEVLLQPNPSARVEEFLYEKLDRKVPSRVTNGELLAQYMAEAASELGPTTPYGKTLIKVAEAEKRLGAAERAFIHTASINFLTPLRNFLEGDWKTISKERRLLQNRRLDLDACKARLKKAKAAEAKATTVPDFQETRPRNYILSASASALWNDEVDKAEQELRVAQTEFDRQAEVTRLLLEGISSTHVNHLRCLHEFVESQTTYYAQCYRHMLDLQKQLGRFPGTFVGTTEPASPPLSSTSPTTAAATMPVGPSVAGLAPPGEAALRLEEVNPPASGTRKARVLYDYEAADSSELALLADELITVYSLPGMDPDWLIGERGNKKGKVPVTYLELLS is encoded by the exons TTCACAGAGGAGAAATTCGGCCAGGCTGAGAGGACTGAGCTGGATGCACACTTTGAAAACCTTCTTGCCCGGGCAGACAGCACCAAGAACTGGACGGAGAAAATCCTACGGCAGACGGAGGTGCTGCTGCAACCCAACCCCA GTGCCCGCGTGGAGGAGTTCCTGTATGAGAAGCTGGACAGGAAGGTGCCCTCGCGGGTCACCAACGGGGAGCTGCTGGCTCAGTACATGGCGGAGGCGGCCAGTGAGCTGGGGCCCACGACTCCCTATG GGAAGACACTCATCAAGGTGGCAGAAGCTGAAAAGCGCCTGGGAGCCGCCGAGAGGGCTTTCATCCACACGGCCTCCATCAACTTCCTCACGCCTCTGCGCAACTTCCTGGAAGGGGACTGGAAGACCATTTCG AAGGAGAGGCGTCTCCTGCAAAACCGGCGTCTGGACTTGGATGCCTGCAAAGCGCGGCTGAAGAAGGCCAAGGCTGCAGAGGCCAAAGCCACG ACGGTGCCTGACTTTCAGGAGACTAGACCGCGTAATTACATTCTCTCGGCCAGCGCCTCCGCG CTCTGGAATGATGAGGTGGACAAG GCCGAGCAGGAGCTCCGAGTGGCCCAGACGGAGTTTGACCGGCAGGCGGAAGTGACCCGACTCCTGCTGGAGGGGATCAGCAGCACTCAC GTGAATCATCTTCGCTGCCTCCATGAGTTTGTGGAGTCCCAGACAACTTACTACGCACAGTGCTACCGCCACATGCTGGACTTACAGAAGCAGCTGGGCAG ATTCCCAGGCACCTTTGTGGGCACCACGgagcccgcctccccgcccctcAGCAGCACCTCGCCCACCACCGCTGCAGCCACTATGCCCGTGGGCCCCTCTGTGGCTGGCCTGGCCCCTCCAGGAGAGGCCGCTCTCCGCCTAGAGGAGGTGAACCCCCCCGCCAGCGGGACCCGGAAGGCCCGGGTCCTCTACGACTACGAGGCGGCCGACAGCAGCGAGCTGGCCCTGCTGGCTGATGAG CTCATCACCGTCTACAGCCTGCCCGGCATGGACCCAGACTGGCTCATCGGCGAGCGAGGCAACAAGAAGGGCAAGGTCCCGGTCACCTACTTAGAACTGCTCAGCTAA
- the SH3GLB2 gene encoding endophilin-B2 isoform X1, producing MDFNMKKLASDAGIFFTRAVQFTEEKFGQAERTELDAHFENLLARADSTKNWTEKILRQTEVLLQPNPSARVEEFLYEKLDRKVPSRVTNGELLAQYMAEAASELGPTTPYGKTLIKVAEAEKRLGAAERAFIHTASINFLTPLRNFLEGDWKTISKERRLLQNRRLDLDACKARLKKAKAAEAKATCEGDTVPDFQETRPRNYILSASASATLDDTSCPPSWAEWKEEYPGGWRPPCFFLLPLNPSVTRARGCLSLLKDRKLWNDEVDKAEQELRVAQTEFDRQAEVTRLLLEGISSTHVNHLRCLHEFVESQTTYYAQCYRHMLDLQKQLGSSQGAIFPGTFVGTTEPASPPLSSTSPTTAAATMPVGPSVAGLAPPGEAALRLEEVNPPASGTRKARVLYDYEAADSSELALLADELITVYSLPGMDPDWLIGERGNKKGKVPVTYLELLS from the exons TTCACAGAGGAGAAATTCGGCCAGGCTGAGAGGACTGAGCTGGATGCACACTTTGAAAACCTTCTTGCCCGGGCAGACAGCACCAAGAACTGGACGGAGAAAATCCTACGGCAGACGGAGGTGCTGCTGCAACCCAACCCCA GTGCCCGCGTGGAGGAGTTCCTGTATGAGAAGCTGGACAGGAAGGTGCCCTCGCGGGTCACCAACGGGGAGCTGCTGGCTCAGTACATGGCGGAGGCGGCCAGTGAGCTGGGGCCCACGACTCCCTATG GGAAGACACTCATCAAGGTGGCAGAAGCTGAAAAGCGCCTGGGAGCCGCCGAGAGGGCTTTCATCCACACGGCCTCCATCAACTTCCTCACGCCTCTGCGCAACTTCCTGGAAGGGGACTGGAAGACCATTTCG AAGGAGAGGCGTCTCCTGCAAAACCGGCGTCTGGACTTGGATGCCTGCAAAGCGCGGCTGAAGAAGGCCAAGGCTGCAGAGGCCAAAGCCACG TGTGAGGGAGAT ACGGTGCCTGACTTTCAGGAGACTAGACCGCGTAATTACATTCTCTCGGCCAGCGCCTCCGCG ACTCTGGATGACACTTCCTGCCCCCCTTCTTGGGCCGAGTGGAAGGAGGAATATCCCGGAGGGTGGAGACcgccctgtttttttcttttgccattgaACCCCAGTGTGACTCGGGCACGAGGCTGCCTTTCTCTGCTGAAGGACAGAAAG CTCTGGAATGATGAGGTGGACAAG GCCGAGCAGGAGCTCCGAGTGGCCCAGACGGAGTTTGACCGGCAGGCGGAAGTGACCCGACTCCTGCTGGAGGGGATCAGCAGCACTCAC GTGAATCATCTTCGCTGCCTCCATGAGTTTGTGGAGTCCCAGACAACTTACTACGCACAGTGCTACCGCCACATGCTGGACTTACAGAAGCAGCTGGGCAG CTCCCAGGGAGCCAT ATTCCCAGGCACCTTTGTGGGCACCACGgagcccgcctccccgcccctcAGCAGCACCTCGCCCACCACCGCTGCAGCCACTATGCCCGTGGGCCCCTCTGTGGCTGGCCTGGCCCCTCCAGGAGAGGCCGCTCTCCGCCTAGAGGAGGTGAACCCCCCCGCCAGCGGGACCCGGAAGGCCCGGGTCCTCTACGACTACGAGGCGGCCGACAGCAGCGAGCTGGCCCTGCTGGCTGATGAG CTCATCACCGTCTACAGCCTGCCCGGCATGGACCCAGACTGGCTCATCGGCGAGCGAGGCAACAAGAAGGGCAAGGTCCCGGTCACCTACTTAGAACTGCTCAGCTAA
- the SH3GLB2 gene encoding endophilin-B2 isoform X2, with translation MDFNMKKLASDAGIFFTRAVQFTEEKFGQAERTELDAHFENLLARADSTKNWTEKILRQTEVLLQPNPSARVEEFLYEKLDRKVPSRVTNGELLAQYMAEAASELGPTTPYGKTLIKVAEAEKRLGAAERAFIHTASINFLTPLRNFLEGDWKTISKERRLLQNRRLDLDACKARLKKAKAAEAKATTVPDFQETRPRNYILSASASATLDDTSCPPSWAEWKEEYPGGWRPPCFFLLPLNPSVTRARGCLSLLKDRKLWNDEVDKAEQELRVAQTEFDRQAEVTRLLLEGISSTHVNHLRCLHEFVESQTTYYAQCYRHMLDLQKQLGSSQGAIFPGTFVGTTEPASPPLSSTSPTTAAATMPVGPSVAGLAPPGEAALRLEEVNPPASGTRKARVLYDYEAADSSELALLADELITVYSLPGMDPDWLIGERGNKKGKVPVTYLELLS, from the exons TTCACAGAGGAGAAATTCGGCCAGGCTGAGAGGACTGAGCTGGATGCACACTTTGAAAACCTTCTTGCCCGGGCAGACAGCACCAAGAACTGGACGGAGAAAATCCTACGGCAGACGGAGGTGCTGCTGCAACCCAACCCCA GTGCCCGCGTGGAGGAGTTCCTGTATGAGAAGCTGGACAGGAAGGTGCCCTCGCGGGTCACCAACGGGGAGCTGCTGGCTCAGTACATGGCGGAGGCGGCCAGTGAGCTGGGGCCCACGACTCCCTATG GGAAGACACTCATCAAGGTGGCAGAAGCTGAAAAGCGCCTGGGAGCCGCCGAGAGGGCTTTCATCCACACGGCCTCCATCAACTTCCTCACGCCTCTGCGCAACTTCCTGGAAGGGGACTGGAAGACCATTTCG AAGGAGAGGCGTCTCCTGCAAAACCGGCGTCTGGACTTGGATGCCTGCAAAGCGCGGCTGAAGAAGGCCAAGGCTGCAGAGGCCAAAGCCACG ACGGTGCCTGACTTTCAGGAGACTAGACCGCGTAATTACATTCTCTCGGCCAGCGCCTCCGCG ACTCTGGATGACACTTCCTGCCCCCCTTCTTGGGCCGAGTGGAAGGAGGAATATCCCGGAGGGTGGAGACcgccctgtttttttcttttgccattgaACCCCAGTGTGACTCGGGCACGAGGCTGCCTTTCTCTGCTGAAGGACAGAAAG CTCTGGAATGATGAGGTGGACAAG GCCGAGCAGGAGCTCCGAGTGGCCCAGACGGAGTTTGACCGGCAGGCGGAAGTGACCCGACTCCTGCTGGAGGGGATCAGCAGCACTCAC GTGAATCATCTTCGCTGCCTCCATGAGTTTGTGGAGTCCCAGACAACTTACTACGCACAGTGCTACCGCCACATGCTGGACTTACAGAAGCAGCTGGGCAG CTCCCAGGGAGCCAT ATTCCCAGGCACCTTTGTGGGCACCACGgagcccgcctccccgcccctcAGCAGCACCTCGCCCACCACCGCTGCAGCCACTATGCCCGTGGGCCCCTCTGTGGCTGGCCTGGCCCCTCCAGGAGAGGCCGCTCTCCGCCTAGAGGAGGTGAACCCCCCCGCCAGCGGGACCCGGAAGGCCCGGGTCCTCTACGACTACGAGGCGGCCGACAGCAGCGAGCTGGCCCTGCTGGCTGATGAG CTCATCACCGTCTACAGCCTGCCCGGCATGGACCCAGACTGGCTCATCGGCGAGCGAGGCAACAAGAAGGGCAAGGTCCCGGTCACCTACTTAGAACTGCTCAGCTAA
- the SH3GLB2 gene encoding endophilin-B2 isoform X3, whose amino-acid sequence MDFNMKKLASDAGIFFTRAVQFTEEKFGQAERTELDAHFENLLARADSTKNWTEKILRQTEVLLQPNPSARVEEFLYEKLDRKVPSRVTNGELLAQYMAEAASELGPTTPYGKTLIKVAEAEKRLGAAERAFIHTASINFLTPLRNFLEGDWKTISKERRLLQNRRLDLDACKARLKKAKAAEAKATCEGDTVPDFQETRPRNYILSASASATLDDTSCPPSWAEWKEEYPGGWRPPCFFLLPLNPSVTRARGCLSLLKDRKLWNDEVDKAEQELRVAQTEFDRQAEVTRLLLEGISSTHVNHLRCLHEFVESQTTYYAQCYRHMLDLQKQLGRFPGTFVGTTEPASPPLSSTSPTTAAATMPVGPSVAGLAPPGEAALRLEEVNPPASGTRKARVLYDYEAADSSELALLADELITVYSLPGMDPDWLIGERGNKKGKVPVTYLELLS is encoded by the exons TTCACAGAGGAGAAATTCGGCCAGGCTGAGAGGACTGAGCTGGATGCACACTTTGAAAACCTTCTTGCCCGGGCAGACAGCACCAAGAACTGGACGGAGAAAATCCTACGGCAGACGGAGGTGCTGCTGCAACCCAACCCCA GTGCCCGCGTGGAGGAGTTCCTGTATGAGAAGCTGGACAGGAAGGTGCCCTCGCGGGTCACCAACGGGGAGCTGCTGGCTCAGTACATGGCGGAGGCGGCCAGTGAGCTGGGGCCCACGACTCCCTATG GGAAGACACTCATCAAGGTGGCAGAAGCTGAAAAGCGCCTGGGAGCCGCCGAGAGGGCTTTCATCCACACGGCCTCCATCAACTTCCTCACGCCTCTGCGCAACTTCCTGGAAGGGGACTGGAAGACCATTTCG AAGGAGAGGCGTCTCCTGCAAAACCGGCGTCTGGACTTGGATGCCTGCAAAGCGCGGCTGAAGAAGGCCAAGGCTGCAGAGGCCAAAGCCACG TGTGAGGGAGAT ACGGTGCCTGACTTTCAGGAGACTAGACCGCGTAATTACATTCTCTCGGCCAGCGCCTCCGCG ACTCTGGATGACACTTCCTGCCCCCCTTCTTGGGCCGAGTGGAAGGAGGAATATCCCGGAGGGTGGAGACcgccctgtttttttcttttgccattgaACCCCAGTGTGACTCGGGCACGAGGCTGCCTTTCTCTGCTGAAGGACAGAAAG CTCTGGAATGATGAGGTGGACAAG GCCGAGCAGGAGCTCCGAGTGGCCCAGACGGAGTTTGACCGGCAGGCGGAAGTGACCCGACTCCTGCTGGAGGGGATCAGCAGCACTCAC GTGAATCATCTTCGCTGCCTCCATGAGTTTGTGGAGTCCCAGACAACTTACTACGCACAGTGCTACCGCCACATGCTGGACTTACAGAAGCAGCTGGGCAG ATTCCCAGGCACCTTTGTGGGCACCACGgagcccgcctccccgcccctcAGCAGCACCTCGCCCACCACCGCTGCAGCCACTATGCCCGTGGGCCCCTCTGTGGCTGGCCTGGCCCCTCCAGGAGAGGCCGCTCTCCGCCTAGAGGAGGTGAACCCCCCCGCCAGCGGGACCCGGAAGGCCCGGGTCCTCTACGACTACGAGGCGGCCGACAGCAGCGAGCTGGCCCTGCTGGCTGATGAG CTCATCACCGTCTACAGCCTGCCCGGCATGGACCCAGACTGGCTCATCGGCGAGCGAGGCAACAAGAAGGGCAAGGTCCCGGTCACCTACTTAGAACTGCTCAGCTAA
- the SH3GLB2 gene encoding endophilin-B2 isoform X4: MDFNMKKLASDAGIFFTRAVQFTEEKFGQAERTELDAHFENLLARADSTKNWTEKILRQTEVLLQPNPSARVEEFLYEKLDRKVPSRVTNGELLAQYMAEAASELGPTTPYGKTLIKVAEAEKRLGAAERAFIHTASINFLTPLRNFLEGDWKTISKERRLLQNRRLDLDACKARLKKAKAAEAKATCEGDTVPDFQETRPRNYILSASASALWNDEVDKAEQELRVAQTEFDRQAEVTRLLLEGISSTHVNHLRCLHEFVESQTTYYAQCYRHMLDLQKQLGSSQGAIFPGTFVGTTEPASPPLSSTSPTTAAATMPVGPSVAGLAPPGEAALRLEEVNPPASGTRKARVLYDYEAADSSELALLADELITVYSLPGMDPDWLIGERGNKKGKVPVTYLELLS; the protein is encoded by the exons TTCACAGAGGAGAAATTCGGCCAGGCTGAGAGGACTGAGCTGGATGCACACTTTGAAAACCTTCTTGCCCGGGCAGACAGCACCAAGAACTGGACGGAGAAAATCCTACGGCAGACGGAGGTGCTGCTGCAACCCAACCCCA GTGCCCGCGTGGAGGAGTTCCTGTATGAGAAGCTGGACAGGAAGGTGCCCTCGCGGGTCACCAACGGGGAGCTGCTGGCTCAGTACATGGCGGAGGCGGCCAGTGAGCTGGGGCCCACGACTCCCTATG GGAAGACACTCATCAAGGTGGCAGAAGCTGAAAAGCGCCTGGGAGCCGCCGAGAGGGCTTTCATCCACACGGCCTCCATCAACTTCCTCACGCCTCTGCGCAACTTCCTGGAAGGGGACTGGAAGACCATTTCG AAGGAGAGGCGTCTCCTGCAAAACCGGCGTCTGGACTTGGATGCCTGCAAAGCGCGGCTGAAGAAGGCCAAGGCTGCAGAGGCCAAAGCCACG TGTGAGGGAGAT ACGGTGCCTGACTTTCAGGAGACTAGACCGCGTAATTACATTCTCTCGGCCAGCGCCTCCGCG CTCTGGAATGATGAGGTGGACAAG GCCGAGCAGGAGCTCCGAGTGGCCCAGACGGAGTTTGACCGGCAGGCGGAAGTGACCCGACTCCTGCTGGAGGGGATCAGCAGCACTCAC GTGAATCATCTTCGCTGCCTCCATGAGTTTGTGGAGTCCCAGACAACTTACTACGCACAGTGCTACCGCCACATGCTGGACTTACAGAAGCAGCTGGGCAG CTCCCAGGGAGCCAT ATTCCCAGGCACCTTTGTGGGCACCACGgagcccgcctccccgcccctcAGCAGCACCTCGCCCACCACCGCTGCAGCCACTATGCCCGTGGGCCCCTCTGTGGCTGGCCTGGCCCCTCCAGGAGAGGCCGCTCTCCGCCTAGAGGAGGTGAACCCCCCCGCCAGCGGGACCCGGAAGGCCCGGGTCCTCTACGACTACGAGGCGGCCGACAGCAGCGAGCTGGCCCTGCTGGCTGATGAG CTCATCACCGTCTACAGCCTGCCCGGCATGGACCCAGACTGGCTCATCGGCGAGCGAGGCAACAAGAAGGGCAAGGTCCCGGTCACCTACTTAGAACTGCTCAGCTAA
- the SH3GLB2 gene encoding endophilin-B2 isoform X5 codes for MDFNMKKLASDAGIFFTRAVQFTEEKFGQAERTELDAHFENLLARADSTKNWTEKILRQTEVLLQPNPSARVEEFLYEKLDRKVPSRVTNGELLAQYMAEAASELGPTTPYGKTLIKVAEAEKRLGAAERAFIHTASINFLTPLRNFLEGDWKTISKERRLLQNRRLDLDACKARLKKAKAAEAKATTVPDFQETRPRNYILSASASALWNDEVDKAEQELRVAQTEFDRQAEVTRLLLEGISSTHVNHLRCLHEFVESQTTYYAQCYRHMLDLQKQLGSSQGAIFPGTFVGTTEPASPPLSSTSPTTAAATMPVGPSVAGLAPPGEAALRLEEVNPPASGTRKARVLYDYEAADSSELALLADELITVYSLPGMDPDWLIGERGNKKGKVPVTYLELLS; via the exons TTCACAGAGGAGAAATTCGGCCAGGCTGAGAGGACTGAGCTGGATGCACACTTTGAAAACCTTCTTGCCCGGGCAGACAGCACCAAGAACTGGACGGAGAAAATCCTACGGCAGACGGAGGTGCTGCTGCAACCCAACCCCA GTGCCCGCGTGGAGGAGTTCCTGTATGAGAAGCTGGACAGGAAGGTGCCCTCGCGGGTCACCAACGGGGAGCTGCTGGCTCAGTACATGGCGGAGGCGGCCAGTGAGCTGGGGCCCACGACTCCCTATG GGAAGACACTCATCAAGGTGGCAGAAGCTGAAAAGCGCCTGGGAGCCGCCGAGAGGGCTTTCATCCACACGGCCTCCATCAACTTCCTCACGCCTCTGCGCAACTTCCTGGAAGGGGACTGGAAGACCATTTCG AAGGAGAGGCGTCTCCTGCAAAACCGGCGTCTGGACTTGGATGCCTGCAAAGCGCGGCTGAAGAAGGCCAAGGCTGCAGAGGCCAAAGCCACG ACGGTGCCTGACTTTCAGGAGACTAGACCGCGTAATTACATTCTCTCGGCCAGCGCCTCCGCG CTCTGGAATGATGAGGTGGACAAG GCCGAGCAGGAGCTCCGAGTGGCCCAGACGGAGTTTGACCGGCAGGCGGAAGTGACCCGACTCCTGCTGGAGGGGATCAGCAGCACTCAC GTGAATCATCTTCGCTGCCTCCATGAGTTTGTGGAGTCCCAGACAACTTACTACGCACAGTGCTACCGCCACATGCTGGACTTACAGAAGCAGCTGGGCAG CTCCCAGGGAGCCAT ATTCCCAGGCACCTTTGTGGGCACCACGgagcccgcctccccgcccctcAGCAGCACCTCGCCCACCACCGCTGCAGCCACTATGCCCGTGGGCCCCTCTGTGGCTGGCCTGGCCCCTCCAGGAGAGGCCGCTCTCCGCCTAGAGGAGGTGAACCCCCCCGCCAGCGGGACCCGGAAGGCCCGGGTCCTCTACGACTACGAGGCGGCCGACAGCAGCGAGCTGGCCCTGCTGGCTGATGAG CTCATCACCGTCTACAGCCTGCCCGGCATGGACCCAGACTGGCTCATCGGCGAGCGAGGCAACAAGAAGGGCAAGGTCCCGGTCACCTACTTAGAACTGCTCAGCTAA
- the SH3GLB2 gene encoding endophilin-B2 isoform X7: MDFNMKKLASDAGIFFTRAVQFTEEKFGQAERTELDAHFENLLARADSTKNWTEKILRQTEVLLQPNPSARVEEFLYEKLDRKVPSRVTNGELLAQYMAEAASELGPTTPYGKTLIKVAEAEKRLGAAERAFIHTASINFLTPLRNFLEGDWKTISKERRLLQNRRLDLDACKARLKKAKAAEAKATLWNDEVDKAEQELRVAQTEFDRQAEVTRLLLEGISSTHVNHLRCLHEFVESQTTYYAQCYRHMLDLQKQLGSSQGAIFPGTFVGTTEPASPPLSSTSPTTAAATMPVGPSVAGLAPPGEAALRLEEVNPPASGTRKARVLYDYEAADSSELALLADELITVYSLPGMDPDWLIGERGNKKGKVPVTYLELLS, encoded by the exons TTCACAGAGGAGAAATTCGGCCAGGCTGAGAGGACTGAGCTGGATGCACACTTTGAAAACCTTCTTGCCCGGGCAGACAGCACCAAGAACTGGACGGAGAAAATCCTACGGCAGACGGAGGTGCTGCTGCAACCCAACCCCA GTGCCCGCGTGGAGGAGTTCCTGTATGAGAAGCTGGACAGGAAGGTGCCCTCGCGGGTCACCAACGGGGAGCTGCTGGCTCAGTACATGGCGGAGGCGGCCAGTGAGCTGGGGCCCACGACTCCCTATG GGAAGACACTCATCAAGGTGGCAGAAGCTGAAAAGCGCCTGGGAGCCGCCGAGAGGGCTTTCATCCACACGGCCTCCATCAACTTCCTCACGCCTCTGCGCAACTTCCTGGAAGGGGACTGGAAGACCATTTCG AAGGAGAGGCGTCTCCTGCAAAACCGGCGTCTGGACTTGGATGCCTGCAAAGCGCGGCTGAAGAAGGCCAAGGCTGCAGAGGCCAAAGCCACG CTCTGGAATGATGAGGTGGACAAG GCCGAGCAGGAGCTCCGAGTGGCCCAGACGGAGTTTGACCGGCAGGCGGAAGTGACCCGACTCCTGCTGGAGGGGATCAGCAGCACTCAC GTGAATCATCTTCGCTGCCTCCATGAGTTTGTGGAGTCCCAGACAACTTACTACGCACAGTGCTACCGCCACATGCTGGACTTACAGAAGCAGCTGGGCAG CTCCCAGGGAGCCAT ATTCCCAGGCACCTTTGTGGGCACCACGgagcccgcctccccgcccctcAGCAGCACCTCGCCCACCACCGCTGCAGCCACTATGCCCGTGGGCCCCTCTGTGGCTGGCCTGGCCCCTCCAGGAGAGGCCGCTCTCCGCCTAGAGGAGGTGAACCCCCCCGCCAGCGGGACCCGGAAGGCCCGGGTCCTCTACGACTACGAGGCGGCCGACAGCAGCGAGCTGGCCCTGCTGGCTGATGAG CTCATCACCGTCTACAGCCTGCCCGGCATGGACCCAGACTGGCTCATCGGCGAGCGAGGCAACAAGAAGGGCAAGGTCCCGGTCACCTACTTAGAACTGCTCAGCTAA